One part of the Paenibacillus silvisoli genome encodes these proteins:
- a CDS encoding aldo/keto reductase: protein MEYVKLGNTGLDVSRLCLGCMSFGVAERWVHPWVLDEERSRPIIKKALELGINFFDTANVYADGTSEEIVGRALKEYANRDEIVLATKVHFRMHQGPNGAGLSRKAIMSEIDKSLKRLGTDYVDLYQIHRWDYQTPIEETMEALHDVVKAGKARYIGASAMYAWQFQKALYVAEKNSWTRFVSMQNHLNLLYREEEREMLPLCKEEKIGVIPYSPLASGRLTRDWSETTHRSETDQVQRSKYDATAETDRHIAERVAAIAEQRGVTRGQIALAWLLQKQPVTAPIIGATKASHLADAAAALSITLTADEIASLEEPYVPHRVVGAL, encoded by the coding sequence ATGGAATATGTGAAGCTTGGCAATACCGGCCTGGACGTATCCCGGCTTTGTCTTGGTTGTATGAGCTTTGGCGTGGCGGAGCGCTGGGTTCATCCTTGGGTGCTCGATGAGGAGCGCAGCCGTCCGATCATCAAGAAGGCGCTGGAGCTGGGAATCAATTTCTTCGATACCGCCAATGTGTACGCGGACGGAACAAGCGAAGAAATTGTTGGACGCGCGCTCAAGGAATATGCCAATCGCGATGAAATCGTACTGGCGACGAAGGTGCATTTTCGCATGCATCAAGGTCCCAACGGAGCGGGCCTTTCCCGGAAGGCGATTATGAGCGAGATCGATAAAAGTCTGAAGCGATTGGGAACAGATTATGTAGACCTGTATCAAATCCATCGCTGGGACTATCAAACGCCGATCGAAGAAACAATGGAGGCTTTGCATGACGTCGTGAAAGCCGGAAAAGCCAGATATATCGGCGCTTCGGCCATGTATGCCTGGCAGTTCCAGAAAGCGTTGTACGTTGCGGAAAAGAATAGTTGGACCCGGTTCGTCTCGATGCAGAACCATTTGAACCTTCTCTATCGCGAAGAGGAGAGGGAGATGCTGCCGCTGTGCAAAGAAGAGAAGATCGGCGTCATTCCGTACAGTCCGCTCGCATCGGGAAGATTGACGCGCGACTGGTCGGAAACGACGCATCGTTCCGAGACGGATCAGGTGCAACGGTCCAAATACGATGCAACGGCTGAAACGGACAGGCACATCGCGGAGCGCGTTGCCGCAATCGCGGAGCAACGCGGTGTCACGCGCGGACAAATCGCGCTCGCGTGGCTTCTGCAGAAGCAGCCGGTAACCGCTCCGATCATCGGCGCTACAAAAGCGTCTCATCTTGCCGATGCGGCTGCTGCTCTTTCCATTACGTTAACAGCTGATGAAATCGCATCTCTGGAGGAGCCTTATGTGCCTCATCGCGTCGTTGGCGCGCTTTGA
- a CDS encoding kinase-associated lipoprotein B, with protein sequence MQNQKFIPEQGAIVNFTYKTGEYAGEVMENGGPRALIKVLAVLKHPEQGDLHNPYNPDVPFFHERRALSYTEKANVPFGDIGGPFRGEVPDYKESLRRAVAAEIEGIDRLKRWAERGLEQLRQLEKEYQ encoded by the coding sequence ATGCAGAACCAGAAGTTTATTCCGGAGCAAGGCGCTATCGTAAACTTTACCTATAAAACGGGCGAGTATGCAGGGGAAGTCATGGAAAACGGCGGACCGCGCGCGCTGATTAAAGTGCTGGCGGTGCTGAAGCATCCGGAGCAGGGCGATTTGCACAATCCTTATAATCCTGACGTCCCGTTCTTCCATGAGCGCAGGGCGCTTAGCTATACGGAGAAGGCTAATGTGCCTTTCGGCGATATCGGCGGACCGTTCCGCGGAGAGGTACCTGACTATAAGGAGTCGCTCAGACGCGCGGTTGCTGCCGAAATCGAAGGCATCGACCGGCTGAAGCGCTGGGCAGAGCGAGGCTTAGAGCAGCTGCGGCAGCTGGAGAAGGAGTATCAATAA
- a CDS encoding YhgE/Pip domain-containing protein has protein sequence MNGLSLFGKEMSRIARDRKLLIPIIGIAFIPVMYSGMLIGSFWDPYGKLNELPVAVVNEDAGAQFEGKPLAVGRDLVDELKANNDFDWAFVSRSEAEKGLKDGSYYYAIEIPASFSQQATTLLDEKPQPAAIRYVSNDSENYLAAKIGQSAVTKLQTEISQQVTKAYAEAVFSSIGEASDGIAKASEGAGKLSQGATDAEQGAQLLRDNVAKLAAGSERLAGGVEALGTGAGQLADGTAAVRDGSAALAAGLGKLEAAGAKLGGGAAQAAEAGAQLADGLAAAERGSAQLAGSAAQLSAALEAYAAAAGADAAQDEALQKLLGAARAVAAGAAELSGGSAQLAAGGAELQQGQRQLQQGMTALHAQLSAAQQGGAKLAAGAETAAAGAAKLADGAAAAGRGAAELAGGSGKLASGSAALASGTAQLAGGTAELSGKLGDAAKQTGGITGTDALYDMFANPVHVEEEKLTDVPNYGTGFTPYFLSLGLFVGALLSTTVMQMRETGTKPSSGWSWFVSKALLFAGVGIVQALIADAILLYGIGLEVNHLGAFVGMSVLASVTFMMMVQFLVTAFDQPGRFIGVMIMILQLTGSAGTYPSELVPSWLQQISGWLPMTYSIGAFREIVTGNELETVGSKAMHLGSFAVVFALLTLAVFLILHRNARRESSAPLEAA, from the coding sequence ATGAATGGGTTATCGTTATTTGGCAAGGAGATGAGCCGGATTGCGCGCGATCGGAAGCTGCTCATTCCGATTATCGGGATCGCTTTTATTCCGGTTATGTACAGCGGCATGCTGATCGGTTCGTTTTGGGATCCGTACGGGAAGCTGAACGAGCTGCCCGTGGCTGTCGTGAATGAAGACGCCGGCGCGCAATTTGAAGGCAAGCCGCTGGCCGTCGGCCGCGATTTGGTCGACGAGCTGAAGGCGAACAACGATTTTGACTGGGCTTTTGTCAGCCGGTCAGAGGCGGAGAAGGGGCTGAAGGATGGCAGCTATTATTATGCCATCGAAATTCCGGCTTCATTCTCGCAGCAAGCGACTACGCTGCTGGATGAGAAGCCGCAGCCTGCGGCGATTCGCTACGTTTCCAACGACAGCGAGAACTATTTGGCTGCGAAGATCGGGCAGTCGGCCGTCACGAAGCTGCAAACCGAAATTTCGCAGCAGGTGACGAAGGCTTATGCCGAGGCGGTTTTCTCCAGCATCGGCGAAGCCTCGGATGGCATTGCGAAGGCGAGCGAAGGCGCCGGGAAGCTGAGCCAAGGCGCAACGGACGCGGAGCAAGGCGCGCAGCTGCTGCGCGACAATGTGGCAAAGCTGGCCGCGGGCTCGGAGCGGCTGGCCGGCGGGGTTGAGGCGCTCGGCACCGGCGCCGGTCAGCTGGCGGACGGCACGGCCGCCGTGCGCGACGGCTCGGCGGCGCTCGCGGCCGGGCTTGGCAAGCTTGAAGCCGCCGGCGCGAAGCTCGGCGGCGGGGCCGCGCAAGCGGCGGAGGCCGGCGCGCAGCTGGCCGACGGGCTTGCCGCGGCGGAGCGGGGCAGCGCGCAGCTAGCCGGCTCTGCCGCGCAGCTGTCGGCGGCGCTCGAGGCGTACGCCGCCGCGGCGGGGGCGGATGCAGCGCAGGATGAGGCGCTGCAGAAGCTGCTCGGCGCAGCCCGCGCGGTCGCTGCGGGCGCGGCCGAGCTCTCCGGCGGCAGCGCGCAGCTGGCCGCCGGCGGCGCGGAGCTGCAGCAGGGCCAGCGCCAGCTGCAGCAGGGCATGACGGCGTTGCACGCGCAGCTCAGCGCCGCGCAGCAAGGCGGCGCCAAGCTGGCCGCGGGCGCCGAAACCGCCGCGGCCGGCGCCGCGAAGCTCGCGGACGGCGCTGCCGCCGCAGGCCGCGGCGCGGCCGAGCTTGCCGGCGGCTCCGGCAAGCTGGCCAGCGGCTCCGCCGCATTGGCGAGCGGCACCGCGCAGCTCGCCGGCGGCACGGCCGAGCTGTCGGGCAAGCTCGGCGATGCCGCGAAGCAAACCGGGGGCATCACCGGAACCGATGCCCTGTACGACATGTTCGCGAACCCGGTCCATGTCGAGGAAGAGAAGCTGACCGACGTGCCGAACTACGGCACCGGCTTCACGCCCTACTTCTTGTCGCTCGGTCTGTTCGTCGGCGCGCTGCTGTCCACGACGGTGATGCAAATGCGCGAAACCGGCACGAAGCCGAGCTCCGGCTGGAGCTGGTTCGTGAGCAAAGCGCTCCTGTTCGCAGGCGTCGGAATCGTGCAGGCGTTGATCGCGGACGCGATTCTGCTTTACGGCATCGGACTTGAGGTCAATCACTTAGGCGCATTTGTCGGCATGTCTGTATTGGCCAGCGTCACCTTTATGATGATGGTGCAGTTCCTCGTGACGGCGTTCGATCAGCCGGGACGCTTCATCGGCGTCATGATCATGATTTTGCAGCTGACCGGCAGCGCCGGCACGTACCCGTCGGAGCTGGTGCCTTCGTGGCTGCAGCAAATCAGCGGCTGGCTGCCGATGACCTACTCGATCGGCGCGTTCCGCGAAATCGTCACCGGCAACGAGCTGGAGACGGTGGGCAGCAAGGCGATGCATCTTGGAAGCTTTGCCGTCGTATTCGCGTTGCTGACGCTGGCGGTCTTCCTGATTCTGCACCGAAACGCGAGACGCGAATCGTCAGCTCCGCTTGAAGCAGCATAA
- a CDS encoding TetR/AcrR family transcriptional regulator, with the protein MESKKPIDRRLQIVEAAGQSFAMFGYKATTMELVSKIAGVGKGTIYTFFATKEDLFGEIIRQLASELRSLVDRTIDRERNFFGNLAAVLHELLLFREKHELIVKLSQEIRDIGTPMAKEGIAKLEQAIHAFIQHEVELAVKKGELRDGVDPALTAFVMLKLYLAIGVEWSRSHPMSREDIAAYFTSLLSGGVGAR; encoded by the coding sequence ATGGAATCGAAGAAGCCGATCGATCGCAGGCTGCAAATCGTCGAGGCGGCGGGACAATCGTTTGCCATGTTCGGTTACAAGGCGACGACGATGGAGCTCGTGTCCAAAATTGCCGGAGTAGGCAAAGGGACGATCTATACATTCTTCGCAACGAAGGAAGATCTCTTCGGCGAGATTATCCGGCAGTTGGCCAGCGAGCTGCGCAGCTTGGTGGATCGCACGATTGACCGCGAGCGGAATTTTTTCGGCAATTTGGCGGCCGTCCTGCACGAGCTGCTGCTGTTCCGCGAGAAGCATGAGCTGATCGTGAAGCTGTCGCAAGAGATCCGGGACATCGGTACGCCGATGGCCAAGGAGGGCATCGCGAAGCTGGAGCAGGCGATTCACGCGTTTATCCAGCATGAGGTCGAGCTTGCCGTGAAGAAGGGCGAGCTGCGCGACGGCGTTGACCCGGCGCTTACCGCTTTTGTCATGCTCAAGCTGTATCTCGCGATTGGCGTGGAGTGGAGCAGAAGCCATCCGATGTCGCGCGAAGATATCGCGGCGTATTTTACGAGCTTGCTGAGCGGCGGGGTCGGGGCTCGTTGA
- a CDS encoding MerR family transcriptional regulator: MIAEVSEKYNLSQDTLRYYERIGLIPRVNRNKNGVRDYTEEDCNWVDFIKCMRATGLPVEMLLGYVRLFQQGDETLKARKAILIEQRDQLAVKVDEMMRVLNRLNDKIARYDETIGKREKALKG, translated from the coding sequence ATGATCGCTGAAGTAAGCGAAAAATACAATTTGTCGCAGGATACGCTCCGCTATTACGAACGCATCGGGTTGATTCCGCGCGTTAACCGCAACAAGAACGGGGTCAGGGATTATACCGAGGAAGATTGCAACTGGGTGGACTTTATTAAATGCATGCGAGCTACCGGGCTGCCTGTCGAGATGCTGTTGGGCTATGTCAGGCTGTTCCAGCAAGGCGACGAAACCTTGAAGGCCAGAAAAGCCATCTTAATCGAACAACGGGATCAGCTTGCGGTTAAGGTAGATGAAATGATGCGTGTATTGAATCGCCTGAACGATAAAATAGCCAGATATGATGAGACGATCGGGAAGAGAGAGAAAGCATTAAAAGGTTAA
- a CDS encoding stalk domain-containing protein — translation MYSKFRKPMRMTITLTAAAMLLGTFGGGGAFAASAVVGTKAKTDINVFVPYNTPVQAISATTPLAPKTEVGQPLRIVAVGDSLTAGYELGLTLNSVPYGYVERVYEQALYHGRAELNNFGVLGLKSPGLLKLLDAAAAGTSVTAEQVQSGLSDYPLANETVAKTAQMGEELKQADLIVLTIGGNDFTPIFDAIREDDLSADELKKRLDALLDGYYPALESALRKIVSMNPKAIIVFSDQYLPAPKPSALNQAITEEQYAVLVDGVDKLKKQTEAIAAKFVQEGHDVRSVDVAIPFRGKELSYTSILKGDIHPKQAGYEVMGKAFAKGIWGEYREPDALADGAPLRVVVQGKSLKDGNQPVLKNNTTFLPMRDVAKALNATLAWDGKTRTATIKSGDKTVAFTIGAATMNVNGQSVPLETPAYLQQVGGSSVTYLPLAALSKGLGYQVVYRKPIATVFVS, via the coding sequence ATGTATAGTAAATTCAGGAAGCCGATGCGGATGACGATAACGCTCACGGCTGCAGCCATGCTGCTGGGCACGTTCGGGGGTGGAGGCGCTTTTGCTGCGTCTGCCGTTGTCGGGACTAAAGCCAAAACAGATATCAACGTATTCGTTCCATATAATACGCCGGTTCAAGCCATATCCGCTACAACGCCTTTGGCGCCGAAGACCGAGGTTGGCCAGCCGCTTCGCATCGTTGCGGTCGGCGACTCTTTGACGGCCGGGTACGAGCTCGGGTTGACGCTCAATTCCGTTCCTTACGGCTATGTAGAGCGCGTCTATGAGCAGGCATTGTATCACGGCCGTGCGGAATTGAATAATTTCGGCGTGCTCGGCTTGAAGTCGCCAGGGCTGTTAAAGCTGCTCGATGCGGCTGCTGCCGGTACAAGCGTGACGGCGGAGCAAGTGCAATCCGGCTTATCCGACTATCCCCTTGCCAATGAAACGGTTGCGAAGACCGCGCAGATGGGCGAAGAGTTGAAGCAAGCGGATTTGATCGTACTGACGATCGGCGGGAATGATTTTACGCCTATTTTCGACGCGATACGCGAGGACGACTTGTCGGCGGACGAATTAAAGAAGCGGTTGGATGCGCTGTTGGACGGCTACTACCCTGCACTGGAGTCGGCGCTGCGAAAAATCGTAAGCATGAACCCGAAGGCGATCATCGTGTTCTCGGATCAGTATCTGCCCGCACCGAAGCCTTCCGCGTTGAATCAGGCGATTACGGAAGAGCAATATGCCGTATTGGTCGATGGAGTCGACAAACTGAAGAAGCAGACCGAAGCGATTGCGGCGAAATTCGTTCAGGAAGGTCACGACGTGCGATCCGTCGATGTCGCCATTCCGTTCCGAGGCAAGGAACTCAGCTACACTTCGATCCTCAAAGGAGACATCCATCCGAAGCAAGCCGGTTATGAGGTGATGGGCAAAGCGTTCGCCAAAGGGATTTGGGGCGAGTACCGCGAGCCGGACGCGCTCGCTGATGGTGCGCCGCTGCGCGTCGTCGTGCAAGGCAAGTCATTGAAAGACGGTAATCAACCGGTGCTTAAAAACAATACAACCTTCCTGCCGATGCGCGACGTGGCGAAGGCGCTGAACGCGACGCTCGCATGGGACGGCAAGACGCGGACGGCGACGATCAAGTCCGGCGATAAGACGGTCGCTTTCACGATCGGCGCTGCGACGATGAATGTAAACGGCCAATCGGTGCCGCTGGAGACGCCGGCTTACCTGCAGCAGGTTGGGGGCAGCTCGGTGACGTATCTGCCGCTTGCAGCGCTGTCGAAGGGACTCGGGTATCAGGTCGTTTATCGGAAGCCGATTGCGACGGTGTTTGTGAGTTAA
- a CDS encoding NUDIX domain-containing protein produces the protein MHQPNVLGKATCFITRERDSGTELLLFRHPKAGIQLPAGTVELDETYEQAALREAFEETGLSEFQASHYIGKQDTTLSGEHIIYRHAKVYSRPDLSSSSWAEIRRGITVQEVRREGKFIQASYAEEDQYPDPNYISYQITGWMEEENLTTRISRHFYHLRSTCDVNEWKQEADHHLLTLFWAPLHKLPEIVYPQNKWVTYVREELKYAF, from the coding sequence ATGCATCAACCAAATGTGCTAGGCAAAGCAACTTGCTTTATTACGAGAGAAAGAGATTCGGGAACCGAGCTGCTCCTGTTCCGGCATCCGAAGGCGGGCATTCAGCTTCCTGCCGGTACGGTAGAGCTTGACGAGACGTATGAACAAGCGGCACTGCGCGAAGCTTTCGAAGAAACGGGGTTGAGCGAGTTTCAGGCTAGCCATTACATTGGCAAGCAGGATACGACGTTATCCGGCGAACATATCATTTATAGGCATGCGAAGGTTTACAGCAGACCGGACTTATCCAGCTCCAGCTGGGCGGAAATCAGGCGCGGCATTACCGTGCAAGAGGTACGCAGAGAAGGGAAGTTTATTCAAGCATCCTATGCCGAAGAAGACCAGTATCCCGATCCCAATTACATCTCGTATCAAATAACGGGATGGATGGAAGAGGAGAATCTGACGACGCGTATATCGCGCCATTTCTACCATCTGCGTTCGACTTGCGACGTAAACGAGTGGAAGCAAGAGGCGGATCATCATCTGCTTACGTTATTTTGGGCTCCGCTTCACAAGCTGCCCGAGATTGTGTACCCGCAGAACAAATGGGTTACGTATGTGCGGGAGGAGTTGAAGTATGCGTTCTGA
- the pyrE gene encoding orotate phosphoribosyltransferase has translation MTKKELAKEIYRIAHLTGSFTLRSGQVSETYFDKYLFEGNPRVLGAIASELSSRIPIGIDVLAGLEMGGIPVATALSLETNLAAAFVRKQAKSYGTCKLAEGADIRGKKVCVVEDVVTTGGQILLSVKDLREAGAIVEDVVCVIERHPDGRKKLAENGLKLHALFTMDELIAAGADQEAPLEPQNGQGWGD, from the coding sequence ATGACCAAAAAGGAACTGGCAAAAGAAATCTATCGCATCGCGCATTTGACCGGCAGCTTCACGCTTCGCTCGGGACAAGTATCGGAGACGTATTTTGACAAGTATTTATTCGAAGGCAATCCGCGCGTGCTTGGCGCGATCGCAAGCGAGCTGTCCTCCCGCATTCCGATTGGGATCGACGTGCTGGCGGGCCTGGAGATGGGCGGCATACCTGTCGCAACGGCGCTGTCGCTCGAAACGAACCTGGCGGCGGCATTCGTCCGCAAGCAAGCGAAAAGCTACGGCACCTGCAAGCTCGCCGAAGGCGCGGACATTCGCGGCAAAAAGGTCTGCGTCGTGGAGGACGTGGTGACGACAGGCGGTCAGATTTTGCTGAGCGTGAAGGATTTGCGCGAAGCGGGGGCGATTGTAGAGGATGTCGTCTGCGTCATCGAACGTCATCCGGATGGACGCAAGAAGCTGGCTGAGAACGGGCTGAAGCTTCATGCGCTGTTCACGATGGACGAGCTGATTGCGGCAGGAGCCGATCAGGAAGCGCCGCTTGAGCCGCAGAATGGACAAGGCTGGGGTGATTAA
- a CDS encoding GNAT family N-acetyltransferase, protein MTVEPSILAGTKEESEYIRRRLIEFNAKKVPAHLASRYEEINLAVKDEEGRVVGGMLAVLCWNWIEVDILWVHESLRGMGFGSRLLQRIEVIAKEKACTFVKLNTFSFQAPEFYRKNGYAEIAVIDGAPLGSRHYFFKKEIG, encoded by the coding sequence ATGACTGTCGAGCCAAGCATTTTAGCCGGAACGAAGGAAGAAAGCGAATATATTAGAAGAAGACTGATCGAATTCAATGCGAAGAAAGTGCCGGCGCATCTCGCTTCCCGATACGAAGAGATCAACCTCGCCGTCAAGGATGAGGAAGGCAGAGTCGTTGGCGGGATGCTGGCGGTTCTCTGCTGGAATTGGATCGAGGTCGATATTTTGTGGGTGCATGAATCGCTGCGGGGGATGGGTTTTGGATCGCGGCTTTTGCAGCGGATTGAGGTCATTGCGAAGGAAAAAGCGTGCACGTTCGTAAAGCTGAACACCTTCAGCTTCCAAGCCCCGGAATTTTACCGGAAGAACGGATATGCCGAGATCGCGGTCATTGACGGAGCGCCATTAGGGAGCCGGCATTATTTTTTCAAAAAAGAGATCGGTTGA
- a CDS encoding MGDG synthase family glycosyltransferase, with the protein MRKKRVLLLSEGFGSGHTQAAYALAVGLRSLNPAIQTRVIELGNFLNPVIGPMIVNAYRKTVTKQPKLLGKLYRKQYKKSLNRFTQLALHRLFYTHTSQVISQLKPDLIVCTHPLPNAVVSRLKRLGLQVPLYTLITDYDAHGTWTSSEVNKYLVSTVEVKKKLTDRGISPARIEVTGIPVHPNFWQTYDKSELQAQFDLKPLPTVLIMGGGWGIMYSDDLLTYMTRWRDRIQLIYCVGNNEKVRERMLADPSYQHPNIKVLGFTKEINKLMDVSDLLITKPGGMTCTEGLSKGIPMLFYEPIPGQEEVNCEYFVASGFGEMLVSTETIDKWLGLIQEPSTSGQHRMDLLNKRNQQYNPMECSRAVLQLMQ; encoded by the coding sequence ATGCGAAAAAAACGAGTATTGCTCCTTTCCGAAGGGTTCGGCTCCGGACATACCCAGGCGGCTTACGCGCTTGCAGTTGGGCTTCGTTCGCTTAACCCTGCTATCCAAACCCGCGTCATCGAGCTGGGCAATTTTCTTAATCCGGTCATTGGCCCGATGATTGTAAACGCCTATCGCAAAACGGTGACGAAGCAGCCGAAGCTGCTCGGGAAGCTCTACCGCAAACAATATAAGAAATCGTTGAACCGATTTACGCAGCTTGCTTTGCATCGGCTGTTTTATACGCACACTTCGCAGGTCATCTCCCAGTTGAAGCCGGATTTGATCGTATGCACGCATCCGCTACCGAACGCGGTCGTTTCCAGGCTGAAGCGGCTCGGTTTGCAGGTTCCGCTGTATACGCTGATTACCGACTATGATGCGCACGGCACCTGGACCAGCTCGGAAGTCAATAAGTATTTGGTCTCTACCGTTGAAGTGAAGAAGAAGCTGACCGACCGCGGCATTTCGCCTGCCCGAATCGAGGTGACCGGCATTCCGGTGCACCCGAACTTCTGGCAAACGTACGACAAATCGGAGCTGCAGGCGCAATTCGATTTGAAGCCGCTGCCAACCGTCCTTATTATGGGCGGGGGCTGGGGGATTATGTATAGCGACGATCTGCTCACCTATATGACCCGCTGGCGCGACCGCATCCAGTTAATTTACTGCGTCGGCAATAACGAGAAGGTGCGCGAGCGCATGCTTGCCGATCCGAGTTATCAGCATCCGAACATTAAAGTGCTCGGCTTCACGAAGGAAATCAACAAGCTGATGGACGTCTCGGACCTGCTCATTACGAAGCCGGGCGGCATGACGTGCACCGAAGGCTTGAGCAAAGGCATTCCGATGCTGTTCTACGAACCGATCCCAGGCCAGGAAGAGGTCAATTGCGAGTACTTCGTCGCCAGCGGCTTTGGCGAAATGCTCGTCTCCACCGAAACGATCGACAAGTGGCTCGGGCTCATCCAGGAACCAAGCACCTCCGGCCAGCACCGTATGGACCTCCTCAATAAACGCAATCAGCAATATAACCCGATGGAATGCTCCCGCGCCGTCCTGCAGCTTATGCAGTGA